In the Drosophila biarmipes strain raj3 chromosome X, RU_DBia_V1.1, whole genome shotgun sequence genome, one interval contains:
- the LOC108032993 gene encoding protein bric-a-brac 1 isoform X2 — translation MLPQQYCLRWKYHHSNLQTMFSQLLDRGCFCDVTLACEGQLIRAHRVVLCACSTFFDAVLSNYASERDPIIIMKDVTFAEVKCLIEFMYKGEINVEHASLPSLLKTADDLKIKGLAEVTWRDDEDGPPPPMAAAEFHSPPRSLAESYAQDLILQHQQQQQPPAGPPLHLHSSVILDRERERDRDREHLSPGMESVLGRMPVMTPLPGASGSAGVGAISGAPSLEGVAPVEHFLGPKRKRGRPPLDDAYDVFNVRKLAQYAANLEPAQRAYLETARHFAEEPPLAAHAASMASPPAACPPKQRQRLRHQQQQQQQQQQQLLQSEASDQEPSAAAGQDWSNSEPNGSRTPKVPSDGDANKQEAEAGDESLPEVLTSSSSSGGSASKKLEKISERRERHGKLRHARRLYEKSGEDEAEPPKAEPDELPQPLEEIENEHLVANRAESPRPTVVIPATFACKYEGASGGAAGGGGGGGSGSATSGSSYLINEHGMLMAHEFGSNVASVAATAAVAAAAAAAAVNASAGNGSGNGGQEPGGSGASAPAEYPDIKLEDYDAAELRLTNEELSQWQDVIKMDDYLAKGRRPQFWEEPFTKRVLDAIKNKRLEMKKAARILGVSYGTLYGRYREVYGCLKHPYSGTAFRNSGSTSASQLGVQPRFDLGFRNGGVLPAQLVQANPYLQSWAS, via the exons ATGCTGCCGCAGCAGTACTGCCTGAGGTGGAAGTACCACCATAGCAATCTGCAGACCATGTTCTCCCAGCTCTTGGATCGCGGCTGCTTCTGTGACGTGACCCTGGCCTGCGAGGGCCAGCTCATCCGAGCCCACCGAGTCGTCCTCTGCGCCTGCAGCACCTTCTTCGACGCCGTGCTCTCCAACTATGCCAGCGAACGCGATCCGATCATCATTATGAAGGATGTGACCTTCGCGGAGGTCAAGTGCCTCATCGAGTTCATGTACAAGGGCGAAATCAATGTGGAGCAT GCCAGTCTCCCTTCACTGCTGAAGACCGCGGATGACCTAAAGATCAAGGGCCTGGCCGAGGTGACCTGGCGCGATGACGAGGACGGACCGCCACCACCGATGGCCGCCGCGGAATTCCACTCGCCGCCGCGCAGCCTGGCAGAGAGCTACGCCCAGGACCTAATCctccagcaccagcagcagcagcagcccccAGCTGGTCCGCCCTTGCATCTGCACAGCTCTGTGATCCTGGACAGAGAACGCGAGCGGGATCGCGACCGGGAACACCTGTCGCCGGGCATGGAGAGTGTACTGGGTCGCATGCCCGTGATGACGCCGCTCCCGGGTGCCTCGGGCTCAGCCGGAGTCGGTGCGATATCCGGAGCACCATCCCTCGAGGGCGTCGCACCCGTTGAGCACTTCCTGGGTCCCAAACGCAAGCGGGGACGTCCGCCACTTGACGATGCCTACGATGTGTTTAATGT ACGCAAGCTGGCCCAGTACGCCGCCAACCTGGAGCCCGCCCAGCGCGCCTACTTGGAGACGGCCCGTCACTTTGCTGAGGAGCCGCCGCTGGCCGCCCATGCCGCCTCGATGGCCTCCCCGCCCGCCGCCTGCCCGCCCAAACAGCGCCAGCGTCTACgtcaccagcagcaacagcagcagcagcagcagcagcagctcctccagTCGGAGGCCAGTGACCAGGAGCCATCGGCTGCCGCCGGCCAGGATTGGTCCAATTCAGAGCCAAACGGCAGTCGCACGCCCAAGGTCCCCAGCGATGGCGATGCCAACAAACAGGAGGCGGAAGCCGGCGATGAATCGCTACCGGAGGTGCTGaccagcagcagtagcagcgGGGGCAGTGCCTCCAAGAAGCTGGAGAAGATCAGCGAGCGGCGCGAACGGCATGGCAAACTGCGTCATGCCCGTCGGCTGTATGAGAAGTCTGGCGAGGATGAGGCTGAGCCGCCAAAGGCGGAACCCGATGAGCTGCCGCAGCCGCTGGAGGAGATCGAGAACGAGCATCTGGTGGCGAACAGGGCGGAGTCGCCACGTCCCACGGTCGTGATTCCGGCCACTTTTGCCTGCAAATACGAGGGGGCGagcggaggagcagcaggaggaggaggaggtggtggatCCGGATCCGCCACCAGTGGCTCCTCCTACTTGATCAACGAGCATGGCATGCTGATGGCCCACGAATTCGGGTCGAATGTGGCCAGTGTGGCTGCCACCGCAGCCGTtgcagcagccgccgctgccgccgcggTGAATGCCTCagccggaaacggaagtggaaACGGTGGCCAGGAACCAGGTGGCAGTGGAGCCAGTGCCCCCGCCGAATATCCAGACATCAAGCTGGAGGACTACGATGCCGCCGAGCTGCGTCTGACGAACGAGGAGCTGTCGCAGTGGCAGGACGTCATCAAGATGGACGACTATCTGGCCAAGGGGCGACGTCCACAGTTCTGGGAGGAACCCTTCACCAAGCGC gtGCTGGATGCcatcaaaaacaaaagactcgAGATGAAGAAGGCCGCCAGAATTCTGGGCGTATCCTACGGCACTCTCTATGGGCGCTACCGCGAGGTCTACGGCTGCCTGAAGCATCCTTATAG TGGCACTGCCTTCCGGAACTCGGGATCCACCTCGGCCAGCCAGCTGGGCGTGCAGCCCCGCTTCGACCTGGGATTCCGCAACGGCGGAGTACTGCCGGCTCAGCTGG TCCAAGCCAATCCCTACTTGCAGAGCTGGGCAAGCTGA
- the LOC108033180 gene encoding modifier of mdg4 isoform X1 has protein sequence MATTQQYSLRWNNYLRHLTYSLDNHRLNDDFVDVSLCVDGRRIKAHKVVLSSCSSYFKEIFKENPHPHPVIIFKFIKFEDLNSIIEFMYQGEVNVQQEALQSFLQTAELLAVQGLTAEEKEKPQMPVAPLISEHKLIKTIPSTIRAVNEQQQQQVANVAQAQTATQTIEIPTATLLQATTASQVQSQVVAAAAAAAQQLQVQQQQQQQHHHVQTTQIQHIQVQSAPPPQQQQQQQQQQQQQQQSQQQQTTPVQTQHLTITNAVALPAASSVKKRKITFSDDDDNIYTTETVDYAVKDEQTMVKTAEMTFLRGAVKMDIPDYIVGEVDDRLSDGATPQTSQDATNAAAQNVAQYSSEYEILTESEMEEKYQADADNAEIAIEMTRLLTNAGGAAGANSGQVMEDTGGGGAGSGPSTTVSVTPVKSDSKASGTNAAVKQEPGSEASSAPEAGESRRIAPAPATTTAGSDEENAQDTGLPPLICNFCNRHLKSVSALRRHIASRHSEIQDKEHECFICIKSFKTKWSLSTHNSRFHREMGCSSKGFSKVEYADH, from the exons ATGGCCACCACCCAGCAGTACTCGCTGCGGTGGAACAACTACCTGCGCCACCTCACCTACTCCCTGGACAACCACCGGCTGAACGACGACTTCGTCGACGTCAGCCTCTGCGTGGACGGGCGCCGGATCAAGGCCCACAAGGTGGTGCTCTCGTCCTGCTCGTCGTACTTCAAGGAGATCTTCAAGGAGAACCCCCATCCGCACCCAGTCATTATCTTTAAGTTCATCAAGTTTGAGGATCTCAACTCGATCATCGAGTTCATGTACCAG GGCGAAGTCAATGTGCAGCAGGAGGCGCTGCAGTCCTTCCTGCAGACCGCCGAGCTGCTGGCCGTCCAGGGGCTCACCGccgaggagaaggagaagccGCAGATGCCGGTGGCGCCGCTGATCAGCGAGCACAAGCTGATCAAGACCATACCCAGCACCATTCGCGCGGTcaacgagcagcagcagcagcaggtggccAACGTGGCCCAGGCGCAGACGGCCACGCAGACCATCGAAATACCCACGGCCACGCTGCTGCAGGCCACCACCGCCAGCCAGGTGCAATCGCAGGTGGTGGCAGCCGCCGCGGCAGCCGCCCAGCAGCTGCAagtccagcagcaacagcagcagcagcatcaccaTGTACAAACCACCCAGATCCAGCACATCCAAGTGCAATCTGCACCGcccccccagcagcagcaacagcagcagcagcaacaacagcagcagcagcaatcccagcagcaacagacaACGCCGGTGCAGACGCAACACCTGACCATCACGAATGCGGTGGCCCTGCCGGCGGCCAGTTCGGTGAAGAAGCGCAAGATCACCTTCTCCGACGACGATGACAACATCTACACCACCGAAACCGTTGACTATGCCGTCAAGGATGAGCAGACCATGGTGAAAA CTGCCGAGATGACTTTCCTGCGCGGCGCCGTCAAGATGGACATACCCGACTACATTGTGGGCGAGGTGGATGACCGCCTGTCGGATGGAGCCACGCCGCAAACGTCGCAGGACGCCACCAATGCGGCGGCCCAGAATGTGGCCCAGTACTCCTCCGAGTACGAGATACTCACCGAGTCCGAAATGGAGGAGAAGTACCAGGCGGACGCGGACAACGCCGAGATTGCCATTGAGATGA CCCGATTGTTGACCAATGCGGGAGGGGCGGCGGGTGCGAACTCCGGCCAGGTGATGGAGGACACGGGTGGCGGCGGAGCAGGAAGTGGCCCCTCGACTACGGTGTCTGTGACGCCGGTCAAATCGGACAGCAAGGCCAGCGGGACAAACG CTGCCGTGAAACAGGAGCCGGGCTCTGAGGCCAGCAGTGCACCAGAAGCTGGCGAAAGCAGACGCATTGCACCTGCACCTGCGACAACGACAGCTGGAAGCGATGAGGAAAACGCCCAGGACACTGGCCTCCCGCCACTCATCTGCAACTTCTGCAACAGACACCTCAAGTCGGTGAGCGCCCTGCGGCGACACATTGCCTCCAGGCACTCGGAGATCCAGGACAAGGAGCACGAGTGCTTCATCTGCATCAAGAGCTTCAAGACCAAGTGGTCCCTGTCCACGCACAACTCGCGCTTCCACCGCGAGATGGGCTGCTCCTCGAAGGGATTCAGCAAGGTCGAGTACGCCGATCACTGA
- the LOC108033098 gene encoding serine hydroxymethyltransferase, translating into MQQARSTLPQKLRFCFSRDLNTKAGQRANFASRKLSGALTRGPSENQTPSPSPSPSALLPSIRRYSDCKRSTFKDMADQKLLQTPLEQGDPELAELIKKEKERQREGLEMIASENFTSVAVLESLSSCLTNKYSEGYPGKRYYGGNEFIDRVELLAQKRGRELFNLAEDKWGVNVQPYSGSPANLAVYTGVCRPHDRIMGLDLPDGGHLTHGFFTPTKKISATSIFFESMPYKVNPETGIIDYDKLAEAAKTFRPQIIIAGISCYSRLLDYARFRQICDDVGAYLMADMAHVAGIVAAGLIPSPFEYADIVTTTTHKTLRGPRAGVIFFRKGVRSTKANGEKVLYDLEERINQAVFPSLQGGPHNNAVGGIATAFRQAKTPEFKAYQTQVLKNAKVLCDGLIARGYQVATGGTDVHLVLVDVRKAGLTGAKAEYILEEVGIACNKNTVPGDKSALNPSGIRLGTPALTTRGLADKDIEQVVAFIDAALKVGAQAAKSASSPKLADYHKELAENAAIQGQVAEIRKNVAQFSRQFPLPGLEKL; encoded by the exons ATGCAGCAGGCCCGCTCTACACTGCCCCAAAAGCTTCGGTTCTGCTTTAGTCGGGACCTGAACACCAAAGCTGGCCAGCGGGCTAACTTCGCCTCCAGAAAGCTGAGCGGAGCTTTAACTCGCGGCCCCTCCGAGAACCAgacgccatcgccatcgccatcgccatcggcACTTCTTCCCTCGATCAGACGATATTCGGACTGCAAACGGAGCACTTTCAAG GACATGGCCGATCAGAAGTTGCTGCAAACCCCGCTGGAGCAGGGCGATCCCGAGCTGGCCGAGCTGAtcaagaaggagaaggagcgcCAGCGCGAGGGCCTCGAGATGATCGCCAGCGAGAACTTCACCTCGGTGGCGGTGCTGGAGAGCCTGAGCTCCTGCCTGACCAACAAGTACTCCGAGGGATATCCCGGCAAGCG GTACTACGGCGGCAACGAGTTCATCGACCGCGTGGAGCTGCTCGCCCAGAAGCGGGGCCGCGAGCTGTTCAACCTGGCCGAGGACAAGTGGGGCGTGAATGTGCAGCCCTACTCCGGCTCGCCGGCCAACCTGGCCGTCTACACGGGCGTGTGCCGTCCCCACGACCGGATCATGGGCCTGGACCTGCCCGACGGCGGCCACCTGACCCACGGCTTCTTCACGCCCACCAAGAAGATCTCGGCCACGTCGATCTTCTTCGAGAGCATGCCGTACAAGGTGAACCCGGAGACGGGCATCATCGACTACGACAAGCTGGCGGAGGCGGCCAAGACCTTCCGGCCGCAGATCATCATTGCCGGCATCTCGTGCTACTCCCGGCTGCTGGACTACGCCCGCTTCCGCCAGATCTGCGATGACGTGGGCGCCTACCTGATGGCCGACATGGCCCATGTGGCGGGCATAGTGGCCGCCGGCCTGATTCCCTCGCCCTTCGAGTACGCCGACATCGTGACCACCACCACGCACAAGACGCTGCGTGGTCCGCGCGCCGGCGTGATCTTCTTCCGCAAGGGAGTGCGCAGCACCAAGGCGAACGGCGAGAAGGTGCTGTACGATCTGGAGGAGCGCATCAACCAGGCGGTGTTCCCCTCGCTCCAGGGTGGCCCGCACAACAATGCCGTGGGCGGCATAGCCACCGCCTTCAGGCAGGCCAAGACGCCCGAGTTCAAGGCCTACCAGACGCAGGTGCTCAAGAACGCCAAGGTGCTGTGCGACGGCCTCATCGCGCGGGGCTACCAGGTGGCCACCGGCGGCACCGATGTCCACTTGGTGCTGGTGGATGTGCGCAAGGCGGGTCTGACGGGCGCCAAGGCCGAGTACATCCTGGAGGAGGTGGGCATTGCGTGCAACAAGAACACGGTGCCGGGCGACAAGTCCGCCCTGAATCCCTCGGGCATCCGCCTGGGCACTCCTGCGCTGACCACCCGTGGTCTGGCCGACAAGGACATCGAGCAGGTGGTGGCCTTCATCGATGCGGCGCTGAAAGTGGGCGCCCAGGCGGCCAAGTCGGCCAGCAGTCCCAAGCTGGCCGACTACCACAAGGAGCTGGCCGAGAACGCGGCCATCCAGGGCCAGGTGGCCGAGATCCGCAAGAACGTGGCCCAGTTCAGCAGGCAGTTCCCGCTGCCCGGCCTGGAGAAGCTGTAG
- the LOC108032993 gene encoding protein bric-a-brac 1 isoform X1: MLPQQYCLRWKYHHSNLQTMFSQLLDRGCFCDVTLACEGQLIRAHRVVLCACSTFFDAVLSNYASERDPIIIMKDVTFAEVKCLIEFMYKGEINVEHASLPSLLKTADDLKIKGLAEVTWRDDEDGPPPPMAAAEFHSPPRSLAESYAQDLILQHQQQQQPPAGPPLHLHSSVILDRERERDRDREHLSPGMESVLGRMPVMTPLPGASGSAGVGAISGAPSLEGVAPVEHFLGPKRKRGRPPLDDAYDVFNVRKLAQYAANLEPAQRAYLETARHFAEEPPLAAHAASMASPPAACPPKQRQRLRHQQQQQQQQQQQLLQSEASDQEPSAAAGQDWSNSEPNGSRTPKVPSDGDANKQEAEAGDESLPEVLTSSSSSGGSASKKLEKISERRERHGKLRHARRLYEKSGEDEAEPPKAEPDELPQPLEEIENEHLVANRAESPRPTVVIPATFACKYEGASGGAAGGGGGGGSGSATSGSSYLINEHGMLMAHEFGSNVASVAATAAVAAAAAAAAVNASAGNGSGNGGQEPGGSGASAPAEYPDIKLEDYDAAELRLTNEELSQWQDVIKMDDYLAKGRRPQFWEEPFTKRVLDAIKNKRLEMKKAARILGVSYGTLYGRYREVYGCLKHPYSGTAFRNSGSTSASQLGVQPRFDLGFRNGGVLPAQLELGKLKKDLSELWTRPQI; the protein is encoded by the exons ATGCTGCCGCAGCAGTACTGCCTGAGGTGGAAGTACCACCATAGCAATCTGCAGACCATGTTCTCCCAGCTCTTGGATCGCGGCTGCTTCTGTGACGTGACCCTGGCCTGCGAGGGCCAGCTCATCCGAGCCCACCGAGTCGTCCTCTGCGCCTGCAGCACCTTCTTCGACGCCGTGCTCTCCAACTATGCCAGCGAACGCGATCCGATCATCATTATGAAGGATGTGACCTTCGCGGAGGTCAAGTGCCTCATCGAGTTCATGTACAAGGGCGAAATCAATGTGGAGCAT GCCAGTCTCCCTTCACTGCTGAAGACCGCGGATGACCTAAAGATCAAGGGCCTGGCCGAGGTGACCTGGCGCGATGACGAGGACGGACCGCCACCACCGATGGCCGCCGCGGAATTCCACTCGCCGCCGCGCAGCCTGGCAGAGAGCTACGCCCAGGACCTAATCctccagcaccagcagcagcagcagcccccAGCTGGTCCGCCCTTGCATCTGCACAGCTCTGTGATCCTGGACAGAGAACGCGAGCGGGATCGCGACCGGGAACACCTGTCGCCGGGCATGGAGAGTGTACTGGGTCGCATGCCCGTGATGACGCCGCTCCCGGGTGCCTCGGGCTCAGCCGGAGTCGGTGCGATATCCGGAGCACCATCCCTCGAGGGCGTCGCACCCGTTGAGCACTTCCTGGGTCCCAAACGCAAGCGGGGACGTCCGCCACTTGACGATGCCTACGATGTGTTTAATGT ACGCAAGCTGGCCCAGTACGCCGCCAACCTGGAGCCCGCCCAGCGCGCCTACTTGGAGACGGCCCGTCACTTTGCTGAGGAGCCGCCGCTGGCCGCCCATGCCGCCTCGATGGCCTCCCCGCCCGCCGCCTGCCCGCCCAAACAGCGCCAGCGTCTACgtcaccagcagcaacagcagcagcagcagcagcagcagctcctccagTCGGAGGCCAGTGACCAGGAGCCATCGGCTGCCGCCGGCCAGGATTGGTCCAATTCAGAGCCAAACGGCAGTCGCACGCCCAAGGTCCCCAGCGATGGCGATGCCAACAAACAGGAGGCGGAAGCCGGCGATGAATCGCTACCGGAGGTGCTGaccagcagcagtagcagcgGGGGCAGTGCCTCCAAGAAGCTGGAGAAGATCAGCGAGCGGCGCGAACGGCATGGCAAACTGCGTCATGCCCGTCGGCTGTATGAGAAGTCTGGCGAGGATGAGGCTGAGCCGCCAAAGGCGGAACCCGATGAGCTGCCGCAGCCGCTGGAGGAGATCGAGAACGAGCATCTGGTGGCGAACAGGGCGGAGTCGCCACGTCCCACGGTCGTGATTCCGGCCACTTTTGCCTGCAAATACGAGGGGGCGagcggaggagcagcaggaggaggaggaggtggtggatCCGGATCCGCCACCAGTGGCTCCTCCTACTTGATCAACGAGCATGGCATGCTGATGGCCCACGAATTCGGGTCGAATGTGGCCAGTGTGGCTGCCACCGCAGCCGTtgcagcagccgccgctgccgccgcggTGAATGCCTCagccggaaacggaagtggaaACGGTGGCCAGGAACCAGGTGGCAGTGGAGCCAGTGCCCCCGCCGAATATCCAGACATCAAGCTGGAGGACTACGATGCCGCCGAGCTGCGTCTGACGAACGAGGAGCTGTCGCAGTGGCAGGACGTCATCAAGATGGACGACTATCTGGCCAAGGGGCGACGTCCACAGTTCTGGGAGGAACCCTTCACCAAGCGC gtGCTGGATGCcatcaaaaacaaaagactcgAGATGAAGAAGGCCGCCAGAATTCTGGGCGTATCCTACGGCACTCTCTATGGGCGCTACCGCGAGGTCTACGGCTGCCTGAAGCATCCTTATAG TGGCACTGCCTTCCGGAACTCGGGATCCACCTCGGCCAGCCAGCTGGGCGTGCAGCCCCGCTTCGACCTGGGATTCCGCAACGGCGGAGTACTGCCGGCTCAGCTGG AGCTGGGCAAGCTGAAGAAGGATCTGAGCGAGCTCTGGACACGTCCGCAGATTTGA
- the LOC108033180 gene encoding modifier of mdg4 isoform X2 yields MATTQQYSLRWNNYLRHLTYSLDNHRLNDDFVDVSLCVDGRRIKAHKVVLSSCSSYFKEIFKENPHPHPVIIFKFIKFEDLNSIIEFMYQGEVNVQQEALQSFLQTAELLAVQGLTAEEKEKPQMPVAPLISEHKLIKTIPSTIRAVNEQQQQQVANVAQAQTATQTIEIPTATLLQATTASQVQSQVVAAAAAAAQQLQVQQQQQQQHHHVQTTQIQHIQVQSAPPPQQQQQQQQQQQQQQQSQQQQTTPVQTQHLTITNAVALPAASSVKKRKITFSDDDDNIYTTETVDYAVKDEQTMVKTAEMTFLRGAVKMDIPDYIVGEVDDRLSDGATPQTSQDATNAAAQNVAQYSSEYEILTESEMEEKYQADADNAEIAIEMTRLLTNAGGAAGANSGQVMEDTGGGGAGSGPSTTVSVTPVKSDSKASGTNDSPNNKWTECQFCKMVITTVNLWRHIRTQHTPQPPRKCDLCNKNFKNKYSLREHIRISHEQKVAIKTEN; encoded by the exons ATGGCCACCACCCAGCAGTACTCGCTGCGGTGGAACAACTACCTGCGCCACCTCACCTACTCCCTGGACAACCACCGGCTGAACGACGACTTCGTCGACGTCAGCCTCTGCGTGGACGGGCGCCGGATCAAGGCCCACAAGGTGGTGCTCTCGTCCTGCTCGTCGTACTTCAAGGAGATCTTCAAGGAGAACCCCCATCCGCACCCAGTCATTATCTTTAAGTTCATCAAGTTTGAGGATCTCAACTCGATCATCGAGTTCATGTACCAG GGCGAAGTCAATGTGCAGCAGGAGGCGCTGCAGTCCTTCCTGCAGACCGCCGAGCTGCTGGCCGTCCAGGGGCTCACCGccgaggagaaggagaagccGCAGATGCCGGTGGCGCCGCTGATCAGCGAGCACAAGCTGATCAAGACCATACCCAGCACCATTCGCGCGGTcaacgagcagcagcagcagcaggtggccAACGTGGCCCAGGCGCAGACGGCCACGCAGACCATCGAAATACCCACGGCCACGCTGCTGCAGGCCACCACCGCCAGCCAGGTGCAATCGCAGGTGGTGGCAGCCGCCGCGGCAGCCGCCCAGCAGCTGCAagtccagcagcaacagcagcagcagcatcaccaTGTACAAACCACCCAGATCCAGCACATCCAAGTGCAATCTGCACCGcccccccagcagcagcaacagcagcagcagcaacaacagcagcagcagcaatcccagcagcaacagacaACGCCGGTGCAGACGCAACACCTGACCATCACGAATGCGGTGGCCCTGCCGGCGGCCAGTTCGGTGAAGAAGCGCAAGATCACCTTCTCCGACGACGATGACAACATCTACACCACCGAAACCGTTGACTATGCCGTCAAGGATGAGCAGACCATGGTGAAAA CTGCCGAGATGACTTTCCTGCGCGGCGCCGTCAAGATGGACATACCCGACTACATTGTGGGCGAGGTGGATGACCGCCTGTCGGATGGAGCCACGCCGCAAACGTCGCAGGACGCCACCAATGCGGCGGCCCAGAATGTGGCCCAGTACTCCTCCGAGTACGAGATACTCACCGAGTCCGAAATGGAGGAGAAGTACCAGGCGGACGCGGACAACGCCGAGATTGCCATTGAGATGA CCCGATTGTTGACCAATGCGGGAGGGGCGGCGGGTGCGAACTCCGGCCAGGTGATGGAGGACACGGGTGGCGGCGGAGCAGGAAGTGGCCCCTCGACTACGGTGTCTGTGACGCCGGTCAAATCGGACAGCAAGGCCAGCGGGACAAACG ATTCGCCCAATAATAAGTGGACGGAATGTCAGTTTTGCAAAATGGTTATAACCACGGTTAATCTTTGGAGACATATTCGCACCCAACACACCCCACAGCCGCCGCGCAAGTGCGATCTGTGCAATAAGAATTTCAAGAACAAGTACAGCCTGCGCGAGCACATACGCATCTCGCACGAGCAGAAGGTGGCCATCAAGACGGAGAACTGA
- the LOC108036578 gene encoding putative fatty acyl-CoA reductase CG5065: protein MTISEAFKDQEIFVTGASGFVGKALIEKLLRSCPKLGRIYVLLRPKKGQSIEERLQVQWESKLYERLRREQPDTRSKLVAIAGDVEQLGLGISKADLERLRNVNIVYHSAASVRFDDALRTAILMNTRGTHELVKLALEWRKLKAFVHVSTTYSNPGVLEVEERVYPPLADWRTTIKLAETYDEEILNVFNLKYGNFQPNTYTFTKSLAEQVVNEYRDRLPIFIFRPSIVVSTIEEPVPGWADNFNGPTGLLVACGVGILRSQNCDPNIVADFVPADIVARTLITAVYKFMGESKSRDKTGELYVVNCATANISPITMGEVIEIGKTFIRKNPFEKTLWLPGGGMTTCPVLHFVRFCTMHLLMAVVVDSLLRLYNEKPFLMKLQRRIFAAFSALQVFAMTEWHFQNDNFRALHDMVPANEIDTFGFMQHANINYTEFFQHGIRGAKEFLLKESPESSSAARFRIKIFYVLDYLFRAIVYSFLLRLIFRFLVSLW, encoded by the exons ATGACAATATCGGAGGCCTTTAAGGATCAGGAAATCTTTGTCACAGGCGCCTCGG GCTTTGTGGGCAAGGCGCTGATCGAGAAGCTGTTGCGCTCCTGTCCCAAGCTGGGCCGGATCTACGTGCTGCTGCGGCCCAAGAAGGGGCAGTCCATTGAGGAGCGTCTGCAAGTGCAGTGGGAGTCGAAGCTGTATGAGCGCCTGCGAAGGGAGCAGCCCGATACCCGATCCAAGCTGGTGGCCATAGCCGGCGATGTGGAGCAGTTGGGCCTGGGAATAAGTAAGGCCGACCTCGAGCGGCTACGAAATGTGAACATTGTCTATCACTCGGCAGCCAGTGTGCG tttcgATGATGCCTTGAGAACAGCCATACTTATGAACACCCGTGGTACCCACGAACTGGTGAAGTTGGCCTTGGAGTGGCGTAAACTCAAGGCCTTCGTCCATGTGTCCACCACCTACTCGAACCCGGGAGTTCTGGAAGTGGAGGAGCGGGTCTATCCACCGCTGGCCGACTGGCGTACCACCATTAAACTAGCGGAGACCTATGACGAGGAGATCCTAAACGTCTTTAATCTCAA GTACGGAAACTTCCAGCCCAACACGTACACCTTCACCAAAAGTTTGGCCGAGCAGGTGGTCAACGAGTACAGGGATAGGCTGCCCATCTTTATCTTCAGGCCCTCGATCG TGGTCTCTACGATCGAGGAGCCCGTGCCCGGCTGGGCGGATAACTTCAATGGACCCACGGGGCTCTTGGTGGCCTGCGGCGTGGGTATCCTCCGCTCCCAAAACTGTGATCCCAACATTGTGGCCGACTTCGTGCCCGCCGACATTGTGGCCCGCACCCTGATCACAGCGGTGTACAAGTTCATGGGGGAATCGAAATCCAGGGACAAGACTGGCGAGCTGTACGTGGTAAACTGCGCCACGGCGAATATATCGCCGATCACCATGGGCGAGGTGATCGAGATCGGAAAGACGTTCATCAGGAAGAACCCCTTCGAGAAGACCCTGTGGCTGCCAGGGGGAGGGATGACCACCTGTCCGGTCCTCCACTTCGTGCGG TTCTGCACCATGCATCTTCTGATGGCCGTTGTGGTGGACTCTCTGCTCCGTCTCTATAACGAAAAGCCTTT ccTGATGAAGCTGCAGCGTCGTATTTTCGCCGCCTTCAGTGCCCTGCAAGTGTTTGCGATGACGGAGTGGCATTTTCAGAACGACAATTTCCGGGCTCTGCACGATATGGTTCCGGCCAACGAAAT CGACACCTTTGGCTTCATGCAGCACGCGAACATCAACTATACGGAGTTCTTCCAGCACGGAATCCGGGGTGCCAAGGAGTTCCTGCTGAAGGAGAGTCCCGAGAGCAGCAGCGCCGCCCGCTTCCGCATAAAGATCTTCTACGTCCTCGACTACTTGTTCCGGGCCATCGTCTACAGCTTCCTGCTGCGCCTGATCTTCCGGTTTTTGGTCAGCCTGTGGTAG